One genomic region from uncultured Subdoligranulum sp. encodes:
- the asnB gene encoding asparagine synthase (glutamine-hydrolyzing), translating into MCGIAGFVNTRGEAEGAVLQEMLRRIAHRGPDGQGVFLEGRAALGHRRLAIIDLEGGPQPMFNEDGRFVVVFNGEIYNYQTLTEELTAAGHTFATRSDTEVLLHGWEQWGQDLLPRLRGMFAFALWDRKTETLFCARDPFGIKPLYYYVAGDGTLLFASEIKAFLDHPAFEKRLNESQLELYLSFQYSPGEDTFFRGVKKLLPAHCLTLDSTGLRVERWWQAEFTPELSPTDWAAAIDGTMQDSVAAHKIADVEVAGFLSGGVDSAYITALARPARCYTIGYAETGYDEAGEAAHLARVLGIQSRVRRITPEEFWDAIPAVQYHMDEPLADAAAVALYFLNGEAARDVKVCLSGEGADEFFAGYNIYKEPFTARWYNRLPAGLRRALGAVAERLPAGPGVNFLVRRALPLEERYYGNTALFTERQKRKLLRHDYRTVQPFDLARPYWRASAGLDPVTRMQGCDLHLWLAGDILLKADKMSMAHSLELRVPFLDREVFALARRLPPDAKADARQTKKALRAAAARHLPFPSAQRKKRGFPVPVRDWLRNPVYAARVRAVFDSPAAARFFQVRQLHILLDRHLRRRQDNWRQIFCIYCFLVWYGQFFGSDAA; encoded by the coding sequence ATGTGTGGAATTGCGGGATTTGTCAACACCCGGGGCGAGGCGGAGGGCGCCGTGCTGCAGGAGATGCTGCGGCGCATCGCCCACCGGGGGCCGGACGGTCAGGGAGTGTTTCTGGAGGGGCGGGCGGCGCTGGGGCACCGGCGGCTGGCCATCATCGACCTGGAGGGTGGTCCCCAGCCCATGTTCAACGAGGACGGGCGGTTTGTGGTGGTCTTTAACGGGGAGATCTACAACTACCAGACTCTCACCGAAGAGCTGACCGCCGCCGGGCACACCTTTGCCACCCGGTCGGACACCGAGGTGCTGCTCCACGGCTGGGAGCAGTGGGGGCAGGACCTTTTGCCACGGCTGCGGGGGATGTTTGCCTTCGCCCTGTGGGACCGCAAGACCGAAACGCTGTTCTGTGCCCGGGACCCCTTCGGCATCAAGCCGCTGTACTACTATGTGGCGGGCGACGGCACCCTGCTGTTTGCCAGCGAGATCAAGGCTTTTCTCGACCACCCGGCCTTTGAGAAGCGTCTCAACGAGAGCCAGCTGGAACTGTATTTAAGTTTTCAGTATTCGCCGGGGGAGGACACCTTTTTCCGGGGCGTGAAAAAGCTGCTGCCCGCCCACTGCCTGACGCTGGACAGCACTGGGCTGCGGGTGGAACGGTGGTGGCAGGCGGAGTTCACCCCCGAGCTCTCCCCCACCGACTGGGCCGCCGCCATCGACGGGACGATGCAGGACAGCGTGGCCGCCCACAAGATTGCCGACGTGGAGGTGGCGGGGTTTCTTTCGGGCGGGGTGGATTCCGCCTACATCACCGCTCTGGCCCGGCCCGCCCGCTGCTACACCATCGGATACGCCGAAACGGGCTACGACGAGGCCGGGGAGGCCGCCCATCTGGCCCGGGTGCTGGGCATCCAGAGCCGGGTGCGGCGCATCACGCCGGAAGAGTTCTGGGACGCCATTCCCGCCGTGCAGTACCACATGGACGAACCCCTGGCCGACGCGGCGGCGGTGGCGCTGTATTTTCTCAATGGCGAGGCGGCCAGGGACGTGAAAGTCTGCCTTTCCGGCGAAGGCGCCGACGAATTTTTTGCAGGATACAACATCTACAAGGAACCCTTCACCGCCCGGTGGTACAACCGTCTGCCCGCCGGGCTGCGCAGGGCACTGGGGGCGGTGGCGGAACGTCTGCCCGCCGGGCCGGGGGTGAATTTTCTTGTGCGGCGGGCTTTGCCTCTGGAGGAGCGGTACTACGGCAACACGGCGCTTTTCACCGAGCGGCAGAAGCGCAAGCTGCTGCGCCATGACTACCGCACCGTTCAACCCTTTGATCTGGCCCGGCCCTACTGGCGGGCCAGCGCGGGGTTGGACCCGGTGACCCGGATGCAGGGGTGCGACCTGCACCTCTGGCTGGCCGGAGACATCCTGCTCAAGGCCGACAAGATGAGCATGGCCCACAGCCTGGAACTGCGGGTGCCCTTTCTGGACCGGGAGGTGTTTGCCCTGGCCCGGCGGCTGCCCCCCGACGCCAAGGCGGACGCCCGCCAGACCAAAAAAGCTCTGCGGGCGGCGGCGGCCCGGCATCTGCCTTTTCCCAGCGCACAGCGGAAAAAGCGGGGCTTCCCGGTGCCGGTGCGGGACTGGCTGCGGAACCCGGTGTACGCGGCCCGGGTGCGGGCCGTCTTCGACAGTCCGGCGGCGGCGCGGTTCTTTCAGGTGCGGCAGCTGCATATCCTGTTAGACCGGCACTTGCGGCGCCGGCAGGACAACTGGCGGCAGATCTTTTGCATCTACTGCTTTCTGGTTTGGTATGGGCAATTTTTTGGGAGTGATGCGGCATGA
- a CDS encoding UDP-N-acetylmuramoyl-L-alanyl-D-glutamate--2,6-diaminopimelate ligase produces MNLCELFRVTDGVLLQGDARAEAKSLCYDSRAVTPGTLFVCLPGQHTDGHAYARQAAAAGAVGIVCERPVPGLPPNLPVLQVTHSRKALARLAIRFYGEPAGQLTMIGITGTKGKTTTAHLIAAVLTAAGRKVGLIGTNGVCWPGYHHPLDHTTPESSDLQRLLRRMVEAGCDACVMEVSSLGLKMDRVTGIEYDIGVFTNLSPDHIGPGEHASFAEYRAWKSVLFRRCRVGLVNTDDPQTQAILTQHTCRVVTYGIDHPADWRAGADFELLHRPGLLGVSFTAAGPEGIARPYQVAMPGRFSVSNALAAIAVAGILQLPDDAVQRGLRTAVVEGRVEPVPVDAPFTVVLDYAHNEAAAENLLTALRAYRPTRLIVVFGCGGGRSRVRRFGMGEACARLADFCVVTEDNSRGEPLGDILADIRTGLRRGNPDTPFVEIPDRRKALCYALDMARPGDIVAVIGKGHERTLQRGDETLPFCEREIIQNYMAARRT; encoded by the coding sequence ATGAATTTGTGTGAGCTTTTCCGGGTCACCGACGGCGTCCTGCTCCAGGGCGACGCCCGCGCCGAAGCAAAGTCCCTGTGTTACGATTCCCGCGCCGTGACGCCGGGGACTCTGTTTGTCTGTCTGCCCGGCCAGCACACCGACGGCCACGCCTACGCCCGGCAGGCCGCCGCGGCGGGCGCGGTGGGCATTGTCTGTGAGCGGCCGGTGCCGGGTCTGCCACCAAACCTGCCGGTGCTGCAGGTGACCCACAGCCGCAAGGCGCTGGCCCGGCTGGCCATTCGGTTCTACGGTGAACCGGCCGGGCAGCTGACGATGATCGGCATCACCGGCACCAAGGGCAAGACCACCACCGCCCACCTGATTGCCGCCGTGCTGACGGCCGCCGGGCGCAAAGTGGGGCTGATCGGCACCAACGGGGTGTGCTGGCCGGGATACCATCATCCGCTGGACCACACCACCCCCGAGAGCAGTGACCTCCAGCGGCTGCTGCGCCGCATGGTGGAGGCGGGCTGCGACGCCTGCGTCATGGAGGTGTCCAGTCTGGGGCTCAAGATGGACCGGGTCACCGGCATTGAGTATGACATCGGGGTGTTCACCAATCTTTCCCCCGACCACATCGGTCCCGGCGAGCACGCCAGCTTCGCGGAGTACCGCGCCTGGAAGAGCGTGCTGTTCCGCCGCTGCCGGGTGGGGCTGGTGAATACCGACGACCCGCAGACACAGGCCATCCTGACCCAGCATACCTGCCGGGTGGTGACCTACGGCATCGATCATCCCGCCGACTGGCGGGCCGGGGCGGATTTTGAACTGCTCCACCGGCCGGGGCTGCTGGGAGTTTCCTTTACCGCCGCGGGGCCGGAGGGCATTGCCCGCCCCTACCAGGTGGCCATGCCGGGGCGGTTCAGCGTCTCCAACGCATTGGCGGCCATCGCCGTGGCGGGAATTCTGCAGCTGCCCGACGACGCCGTGCAGCGGGGTCTGCGCACCGCCGTGGTGGAGGGCCGGGTGGAACCGGTGCCGGTGGACGCCCCCTTCACGGTGGTGCTGGACTACGCCCACAACGAGGCCGCCGCCGAGAACCTGCTCACCGCCCTGCGGGCCTACCGGCCCACCCGGCTCATCGTGGTCTTCGGATGCGGCGGCGGGCGCAGCCGGGTGCGGCGGTTCGGCATGGGGGAAGCCTGCGCCCGGCTGGCGGATTTCTGCGTGGTGACGGAGGACAACAGCCGCGGCGAACCGCTGGGGGACATTCTGGCGGACATTCGCACCGGGCTGCGGCGGGGCAATCCCGACACTCCCTTTGTGGAAATTCCCGACCGTCGCAAGGCACTCTGCTATGCTTTGGACATGGCCCGCCCCGGGGATATTGTGGCGGTCATCGGCAAAGGGCACGAGAGGACGCTGCAGCGGGGCGACGAGACGCTGCCCTTCTGTGAGCGGGAGATCATCCAGAATTACATGGCGGCCAGACGGACATAA
- a CDS encoding pseudouridine synthase produces the protein MRLDKYLSERTGLTRSESRKAITKGRVAVNGAVCRKADTQVAEDAVLALDGTPLAGTYRKYVYIMLNKPEGVVSASRDKRDTTVVDLVAADYPRRALFPAGRLDKTSTGFVLLTDDGALAHDLLAPSHHVDKQYLVTLDTPLTDAMRAGFAAGVTLADGQTMAPAEAEPAGEDPCQVKVTLHQGVYHQIKRMFGVYGAGVNALHRYAIGGVTLDEALAPGQWRELTEDELALLQNR, from the coding sequence ATGCGGCTGGACAAGTACCTGTCGGAGCGCACCGGCCTGACCCGCAGCGAGAGCCGCAAGGCCATCACCAAGGGCCGGGTGGCGGTGAACGGCGCGGTCTGCCGCAAGGCGGACACCCAGGTGGCCGAGGACGCGGTCCTGGCATTGGACGGCACACCGCTGGCGGGTACCTACCGGAAATATGTCTACATCATGCTGAACAAGCCGGAGGGCGTGGTCAGCGCCAGCCGGGACAAGCGGGACACCACGGTGGTAGACCTGGTGGCGGCGGACTATCCCCGGCGGGCGCTGTTCCCGGCCGGGCGGCTGGACAAGACCAGCACCGGCTTTGTGCTGCTCACCGACGACGGCGCCCTGGCCCACGACCTGCTGGCACCTTCTCACCATGTGGACAAGCAGTACCTCGTCACGCTGGACACCCCGCTGACCGACGCCATGCGGGCGGGCTTTGCCGCCGGTGTGACGCTGGCCGACGGGCAGACCATGGCCCCGGCGGAAGCCGAACCGGCGGGGGAGGACCCCTGCCAGGTGAAGGTGACGCTCCACCAGGGGGTCTACCACCAGATCAAGCGGATGTTCGGCGTCTATGGCGCAGGGGTCAACGCTTTGCACCGGTATGCCATCGGCGGCGTGACGCTGGATGAGGCCCTGGCACCGGGACAGTGGCGGGAACTCACCGAAGATGAGCTGGCCCTGCTGCAGAACCGATAA
- the ybaK gene encoding Cys-tRNA(Pro) deacylase: MGKEAKTNAMRMLERAKIAYTAHEYPHEEGQAVDGASVAKLTGQDPAKVFKTLVTQGADHNYYVFVVPVLAELDLKKAAKAAGVKSVAMIHVADINKVTGYIRGGCSPVGMKKQYVTVFDESCLAQSTMLVSGGRIGTQIECAPADLIKASRGKTAAITQEHGA, translated from the coding sequence ATGGGAAAAGAAGCAAAAACCAACGCCATGCGGATGCTGGAGCGGGCCAAGATCGCCTACACGGCCCATGAATACCCCCACGAGGAGGGCCAGGCGGTGGACGGCGCCTCGGTGGCCAAACTGACCGGCCAGGACCCGGCCAAGGTGTTCAAGACGCTGGTCACCCAGGGCGCGGACCACAACTATTATGTGTTCGTGGTGCCGGTGCTGGCCGAGCTGGACCTGAAAAAGGCTGCCAAGGCCGCCGGCGTCAAGAGCGTGGCGATGATCCATGTGGCGGATATCAACAAGGTCACCGGGTACATCCGGGGCGGCTGCAGCCCGGTGGGCATGAAGAAGCAGTACGTCACGGTGTTTGACGAGAGCTGCCTTGCCCAGTCCACCATGCTGGTTTCGGGCGGGCGGATCGGCACCCAGATCGAATGCGCCCCCGCCGACCTGATCAAGGCTTCCCGGGGCAAGACGGCAGCCATCACCCAGGAGCACGGGGCATGA
- the aroF gene encoding 3-deoxy-7-phosphoheptulonate synthase yields MIIVLKQNAPADKVAAFCAELREMGFEINDSTGRDTHILGLIGDTKALAESWVLANPVVDTCRRVSEPYKKANRKFHPDDTVVDVGGHKIGGGYFAVMSGPCSVEGKDQIIGIAQRVKAAGASILRGGAFKPRTSPYSFQGLRAEGLELLQEARAVTGQPIVTELMNNEHIPLFLDAKVDMIQIGARNMQNFELLKAVGKLKVPVLLKRGLSSTLEELVMSAEYIMAEGNPNVVLCERGIRTFETSMRNTLDISAVPMLKKMTHLPVVIDPSHAAGIAFMVPALAQAAVAVGADGLMIETHNDPAKAKSDGAQSLTPDQFDALMGVIRPELEFFGKTLN; encoded by the coding sequence ATGATCATCGTATTGAAACAGAACGCCCCCGCCGACAAAGTGGCCGCTTTCTGCGCCGAACTGCGGGAGATGGGTTTTGAAATCAACGATTCCACCGGCCGTGACACCCACATTCTGGGCCTGATCGGCGACACCAAGGCCCTGGCCGAGAGCTGGGTGCTGGCCAACCCTGTGGTGGATACCTGCCGCCGGGTCAGCGAGCCCTACAAAAAGGCCAACCGCAAGTTCCACCCCGACGACACCGTGGTGGATGTGGGCGGCCACAAGATCGGCGGCGGGTACTTTGCCGTCATGAGCGGCCCCTGCAGCGTGGAGGGCAAGGACCAGATCATCGGCATCGCCCAGCGGGTGAAGGCCGCCGGGGCCAGCATCCTGCGGGGCGGCGCCTTCAAGCCCCGCACCAGCCCCTACAGTTTCCAGGGGCTGCGGGCCGAGGGTCTGGAACTGCTCCAGGAAGCCCGGGCCGTCACGGGGCAGCCCATCGTCACCGAGCTGATGAACAACGAGCATATTCCCCTCTTCCTGGACGCCAAGGTGGACATGATCCAGATCGGCGCCCGCAACATGCAGAACTTTGAACTTCTGAAGGCCGTGGGCAAGCTGAAGGTGCCGGTGCTGCTCAAGCGGGGGCTTTCCTCCACGCTGGAGGAGCTGGTCATGAGTGCCGAGTACATCATGGCCGAGGGCAACCCCAACGTGGTGCTCTGCGAGCGGGGCATCCGTACGTTTGAAACCAGCATGCGCAACACGCTGGACATCTCCGCCGTGCCCATGCTGAAAAAGATGACCCATCTGCCGGTGGTCATCGATCCCAGCCATGCGGCGGGCATCGCTTTCATGGTGCCGGCGCTGGCCCAGGCCGCCGTGGCGGTGGGAGCCGACGGACTGATGATCGAGACCCACAACGACCCGGCCAAGGCCAAGAGCGACGGCGCCCAGAGCCTGACCCCCGACCAGTTCGATGCCCTGATGGGCGTGATTCGCCCCGAGCTGGAATTCTTCGGCAAAACACTGAACTGA
- a CDS encoding MFS transporter, with the protein MVSLLLPVIYLAFISLGLPDGLLGAAWPSMYGPMGADLSWAGAVSMIISAGTIVSSLASDRLNGRLGTGRVTAGSVAVTAVALLGFSLSTAFWQLCLWAIPYGLGAGSVDAALNNYVALHYESRHMSWLHCMWGIGASIGPVIMGRALAADSWQGGYRTIALMQAVLTAVLVFSLPLWKHPARDGAAGVTPEHRSLPQLLRIPGVPEVMVSFACYSAVECTAGMWAASYCTLVRGIDAGTAAGWASLFYLGITVGRFFSGFLTMKFNDRQMILGGQAVILAGLVLIFLPAGNHLLFAGLIVVGLGCAPIYPSIIHETPANFGRNLSMSMTGVQMAAAYTGTTLLPPFFGLLAQRFSMTLFPWYLLAALIVMTVSSEAMHRKTAAHRAANT; encoded by the coding sequence ATGGTTTCGTTGCTGCTGCCGGTGATTTATCTGGCGTTTATCAGCCTGGGCCTGCCCGACGGGCTGCTGGGGGCCGCCTGGCCCAGCATGTACGGGCCGATGGGGGCGGACCTCTCCTGGGCCGGGGCGGTGTCCATGATCATCTCGGCGGGCACCATTGTGTCCAGCCTGGCCAGCGACCGGCTCAACGGGCGCCTGGGCACCGGCCGGGTCACGGCGGGCAGCGTGGCCGTTACGGCGGTGGCGCTGCTGGGATTCTCCCTCTCCACGGCTTTCTGGCAGCTCTGCCTCTGGGCGATCCCCTACGGACTGGGGGCTGGCAGCGTGGATGCGGCTCTCAACAACTATGTGGCGCTGCACTATGAGAGCCGCCACATGAGCTGGCTGCACTGCATGTGGGGCATTGGCGCCAGCATCGGCCCCGTCATCATGGGCCGGGCCCTGGCGGCGGACAGCTGGCAGGGGGGCTACCGCACCATAGCGCTTATGCAGGCGGTGCTCACGGCAGTGCTGGTCTTCAGCCTGCCCCTCTGGAAGCACCCCGCCCGGGACGGCGCCGCGGGCGTTACCCCCGAACACCGCAGCCTGCCCCAGCTGCTGCGCATTCCCGGTGTGCCGGAAGTCATGGTCAGCTTTGCCTGTTACTCGGCGGTGGAGTGCACCGCCGGCATGTGGGCGGCCAGTTACTGCACCCTGGTGCGGGGCATCGACGCCGGCACCGCGGCGGGATGGGCGAGCCTGTTCTACCTGGGCATCACGGTGGGGCGGTTCTTCAGCGGCTTCCTCACCATGAAATTCAACGACCGCCAGATGATCCTGGGCGGCCAGGCGGTGATCCTGGCGGGTCTTGTCCTGATCTTCCTGCCCGCGGGCAACCATCTGCTCTTTGCGGGGCTCATCGTTGTGGGGCTGGGCTGCGCGCCCATCTATCCCAGCATCATCCACGAAACCCCTGCCAACTTCGGGCGGAACCTGAGCATGTCCATGACCGGCGTCCAGATGGCGGCGGCCTACACAGGCACCACGCTGCTGCCGCCCTTCTTCGGGCTGCTGGCCCAGCGGTTCAGCATGACGCTGTTCCCCTGGTACCTGCTGGCGGCACTGATTGTTATGACGGTCTCCTCGGAGGCCATGCACCGCAAGACGGCGGCCCACCGTGCCGCCAACACATAA
- the ilvD gene encoding dihydroxy-acid dehydratase, which produces MNSDNVKKGPERAPNRSLFYALGYTPEELDRPLIGVVSAYSEIVPGHMNLDKLADAVKAGVRMAGGTPILIPAIGVCDGIAMGHVGMKYSLASRELICDSVETMYMAHQLDGLVLVPNCDKIVPGMVMAAVRMDVPAVVCSGGPMLAGRYGGEEVSLSKMFEAVGAYKAGLINDEQLEDCTCNCCPGCGSCSGMYTANSMNCLCEAIGIALPGNGTIPAVYAKRLQLGKRAGMAIMDLVNRGVTARQIINERSIRNALTCDMALGCSTNTVLHLLAIAEEAGVPIDLKLFNEISAKTPNLCHLAPAGPTHMPDLYEAGGIPAVQAELAKAGLLDLDVPTVTGKTLGENIAGARILNEKAIRPITNPYSPNGGLQILWGNIAPDGCVVKRSAVAPEMQVHSGPARVFDSEETAIAAIYAGEIHPGDVVVIRYEGPKGGPGMREMLNPTSALAGMKLDTTVALITDGRFSGASRGAAIGHVSPEAASGGPIGLVKEGDTIEIDIPNASIHLAVDDEELARRKAAYVQPEPNVKSGWLARYARLVTSANQGAVLK; this is translated from the coding sequence ATGAACAGCGACAATGTCAAAAAGGGCCCCGAGCGGGCCCCCAACCGCAGCCTGTTCTATGCCCTGGGCTACACGCCGGAGGAACTGGACCGCCCGCTGATCGGTGTGGTCTCGGCCTACAGCGAGATCGTGCCCGGCCACATGAATCTGGACAAGCTGGCAGATGCCGTCAAGGCCGGTGTGCGTATGGCCGGCGGCACGCCCATTCTCATCCCCGCCATCGGTGTCTGCGACGGCATCGCCATGGGTCATGTGGGCATGAAGTATTCCCTGGCCAGCCGCGAGCTGATCTGTGACAGCGTGGAGACCATGTACATGGCCCACCAGCTGGACGGCCTGGTGCTGGTGCCCAACTGCGACAAGATCGTGCCCGGCATGGTCATGGCCGCCGTGCGGATGGATGTGCCCGCCGTGGTCTGCTCGGGCGGCCCCATGCTGGCCGGCCGCTACGGCGGCGAGGAGGTCAGCCTCTCCAAGATGTTCGAGGCGGTGGGCGCCTACAAGGCGGGCCTCATCAACGACGAACAGCTGGAGGACTGCACCTGCAACTGCTGCCCCGGCTGCGGTTCCTGCTCGGGCATGTACACCGCCAACAGCATGAACTGCCTGTGCGAGGCCATCGGCATCGCCCTGCCCGGCAACGGCACCATCCCGGCGGTCTACGCCAAGCGGCTCCAGCTGGGCAAGCGGGCCGGCATGGCCATCATGGACCTGGTCAACCGGGGCGTGACGGCGCGGCAGATCATCAACGAGCGGAGCATCCGCAACGCCCTGACCTGCGACATGGCCCTGGGCTGCTCCACCAACACGGTGCTGCACCTGCTGGCCATCGCCGAGGAGGCGGGCGTGCCCATCGACCTGAAACTCTTCAACGAGATCAGCGCCAAGACCCCCAACCTCTGCCATCTGGCCCCGGCGGGTCCCACCCACATGCCGGACCTCTACGAGGCGGGCGGCATCCCGGCCGTGCAGGCCGAGCTGGCCAAGGCGGGCCTGCTGGATCTGGACGTGCCCACCGTCACCGGCAAGACGCTGGGCGAGAACATCGCCGGCGCCAGGATCCTCAACGAGAAGGCCATCCGGCCCATCACCAACCCCTACAGCCCCAACGGCGGCCTGCAGATCCTCTGGGGCAACATCGCCCCCGACGGCTGCGTGGTCAAGCGCAGCGCTGTGGCGCCCGAGATGCAGGTCCACAGCGGTCCGGCCCGGGTGTTTGACAGCGAGGAGACCGCCATCGCGGCCATCTACGCCGGTGAGATCCATCCCGGCGACGTGGTGGTCATCCGGTACGAGGGCCCCAAGGGCGGCCCCGGCATGCGGGAGATGCTCAACCCCACCAGTGCGCTGGCCGGCATGAAGCTGGACACCACGGTGGCGCTCATCACCGACGGACGCTTCTCCGGCGCCAGCCGCGGCGCGGCCATCGGCCATGTGTCGCCGGAGGCTGCCTCGGGCGGCCCCATCGGTCTGGTCAAAGAGGGAGACACCATCGAGATCGACATCCCCAACGCCTCCATCCATCTGGCGGTGGACGATGAGGAACTGGCCCGCCGCAAGGCAGCCTACGTCCAGCCGGAACCCAACGTGAAGTCGGGCTGGCTGGCACGGTATGCGCGGCTGGTCACCAGCGCCAACCAGGGCGCGGTGCTGAAGTAA
- the ilvC gene encoding ketol-acid reductoisomerase, with amino-acid sequence MAINKYYDSDCNLGMLDGKTVAVIGFGSQGHAHSENLAESGVNVVVGLRKGSGHWEKAAEFAATHPNFKVMEVEEAAKAGDIVMMLVPDELCADIYNRQVAPYMTEGKALAFAHGFNIHFKTITPPKNVDVIMIAPKGPGHIVRRLYTEGEGCPSLICVEQDYTGKAKDLALAYASGIGAGRAGILETTFKEETETDLFGEQAVLCGGVCELIHAGFDTLVEAGYAPEMAYFETCHEMKLIVDLINEGGFDKMRYSISNTAEYGDYRTGKRLITAETRKEMKKVLQEIQDGTFASEFLTEMSPNGGRKVHFLAERRMQSEHLIEKVGKELRQMMSWLKK; translated from the coding sequence ATGGCTATCAACAAGTACTACGATTCCGACTGCAACCTCGGCATGCTGGACGGCAAGACCGTCGCCGTCATCGGCTTTGGCTCTCAGGGCCATGCTCATTCCGAGAACCTGGCCGAAAGCGGCGTGAACGTCGTGGTCGGTCTGCGCAAAGGTTCCGGCCACTGGGAGAAAGCGGCTGAGTTTGCCGCCACCCATCCCAACTTCAAAGTGATGGAAGTGGAAGAGGCGGCCAAGGCCGGCGACATCGTCATGATGCTGGTGCCCGACGAGCTGTGCGCTGACATCTACAACCGCCAGGTCGCCCCCTATATGACGGAAGGCAAGGCGCTGGCCTTTGCCCATGGCTTCAACATCCACTTCAAGACCATCACCCCGCCGAAGAACGTGGATGTCATCATGATCGCCCCCAAGGGCCCCGGCCACATTGTCCGCCGCCTCTACACCGAGGGTGAGGGCTGCCCGTCCCTGATCTGCGTGGAGCAGGACTACACCGGCAAGGCCAAGGACCTGGCCCTGGCCTACGCTTCCGGCATCGGCGCCGGCCGTGCGGGCATCCTGGAGACCACCTTCAAGGAGGAGACCGAGACCGACCTCTTCGGTGAGCAGGCTGTGCTCTGCGGCGGTGTCTGCGAGCTCATCCATGCCGGCTTCGACACGCTGGTGGAAGCGGGCTACGCTCCCGAGATGGCCTACTTCGAGACCTGCCACGAGATGAAGCTCATCGTCGACCTGATCAACGAGGGCGGCTTCGACAAGATGCGCTACTCCATCTCCAACACCGCCGAGTACGGCGACTACCGCACCGGCAAGCGTCTGATCACCGCCGAGACCCGCAAGGAGATGAAGAAGGTCCTGCAGGAGATCCAGGACGGCACCTTCGCTTCGGAGTTCCTCACCGAGATGAGCCCCAACGGCGGCCGCAAGGTGCACTTCCTGGCCGAGCGCCGCATGCAGTCCGAGCACCTCATCGAGAAGGTGGGCAAGGAACTGCGTCAGATGATGAGCTGGCTGAAGAAGTAA
- the ilvN gene encoding acetolactate synthase small subunit: MQALQQQNASQRRVISLLVDNQNGVLARVASLFCRRGFNIDSLTVSATNDPKISRITVSLHGNEQEVSQLILQTERLEVTRQIFELTPEKSLQRELLLLKVACDNQNRAELREISTIYKAKIIDLSPDSMVFELTGKPDKIDAFLTMFDGYEILELCRTGVTALERGGKHQHMQKPPQEVREAQLPLPGTHCPQE; encoded by the coding sequence ATGCAAGCTTTGCAGCAACAAAACGCCAGTCAGCGGCGGGTGATCAGCCTGCTGGTGGACAACCAGAACGGCGTTCTGGCCCGGGTGGCCAGCCTGTTCTGCCGCCGTGGCTTCAACATCGACAGCCTGACGGTGTCCGCCACCAACGATCCCAAGATCAGCCGCATCACGGTCTCCCTGCACGGCAACGAGCAGGAAGTCAGCCAGCTGATCCTGCAGACCGAGCGGTTGGAAGTCACCCGTCAGATCTTCGAGCTCACCCCCGAAAAGAGCCTGCAGCGGGAGCTTTTGCTCCTCAAGGTGGCCTGCGACAACCAGAACCGGGCCGAACTGCGGGAGATCTCCACCATCTACAAGGCCAAGATCATCGACCTTTCGCCGGACAGCATGGTCTTTGAACTCACCGGCAAACCGGACAAGATCGACGCCTTCCTGACCATGTTCGACGGCTATGAGATCCTGGAACTCTGCCGCACCGGCGTCACGGCGCTGGAACGGGGCGGCAAACACCAGCACATGCAGAAGCCGCCCCAGGAAGTCCGGGAAGCCCAGCTGCCGCTGCCCGGCACCCACTGCCCTCAGGAATGA